A genomic segment from Halomonas sp. GD1P12 encodes:
- the ligB gene encoding NAD-dependent DNA ligase LigB, with protein MTIKRRTLSSLLTLAVLFLLAFGVRADDCPPWPDERLTLETQALAEQIALWDLSYHGEGVALVSDTLYDQAAARLAQWQRCLGQTPQHRPLENVLETDATHATTARPDSARPDSTRTSSTRTTPTRTVSPPALPASAERTISTRAHPAAQTGLEKTDEEGVRRFTTRRDNLWIQPKVDGVAVTLHYEAGELIDAVSRGDGERGQNWTPRALELPAVPNRLPRPIDAILQGELYWRLSDHVQAQAPESGARGRVAGVMAQRAPSAETLERIGLFVWDWPDGPTDMATRLDALRALGFDTAAYTHRLDEQHDAAYWRETWFNAPLPFATDGVVIKQAERPGIQSWSSSPPSWAVAWKYPPSQALAQVRGVEFRVGRTGRVTPLLHLYPVELDGRRIGRVSLGSLDRWREWDVRPGDQVAVELAGLTIPQAREVVWHTRERAELTPPAPERYHLLSCFSLTPGCFDQLLARLTYLGERLNMRGVGEGTWRALLEAGAVNELLGWQQLSREALLQVSGIGEARAEALLSAFRQARGASFATWLDALGVPPGANARLQNWETLKALSADEWQARPGVGPVRGEALAAFFSHPELARMAIQLRAVGVAGF; from the coding sequence ATGACGATCAAAAGGCGTACGCTTTCCTCTTTGTTGACGCTAGCCGTACTGTTCCTGCTGGCCTTTGGGGTTCGCGCCGATGACTGCCCGCCCTGGCCCGATGAGCGGCTCACACTCGAAACCCAGGCCCTGGCCGAGCAGATCGCGCTGTGGGATTTGAGCTACCACGGCGAAGGCGTGGCGCTGGTCAGCGATACGCTGTACGACCAGGCCGCGGCGCGTTTGGCGCAGTGGCAGCGCTGTCTTGGGCAAACGCCGCAGCACCGGCCGCTCGAAAACGTTCTGGAAACCGACGCTACACACGCTACTACCGCTCGTCCTGATTCCGCTCGCCCTGATTCCACTCGGACGAGCTCCACGCGTACCACGCCCACTCGCACGGTTTCCCCGCCTGCTCTGCCTGCGTCCGCTGAGCGTACCATTTCCACCCGCGCCCACCCGGCGGCGCAGACCGGGCTCGAAAAAACCGACGAGGAGGGCGTGCGCCGCTTCACTACCCGCCGCGACAATCTCTGGATTCAGCCCAAGGTCGACGGGGTGGCGGTCACGCTCCACTATGAGGCCGGCGAGCTGATCGATGCGGTCAGCCGCGGCGATGGCGAGCGCGGCCAGAACTGGACCCCGCGCGCGCTGGAGCTGCCCGCGGTGCCCAACCGGCTGCCCCGGCCCATCGACGCGATCCTCCAGGGGGAGCTCTATTGGCGCCTGAGTGACCACGTTCAGGCCCAGGCGCCGGAGAGCGGTGCCCGGGGGCGGGTGGCCGGCGTCATGGCCCAGCGCGCGCCGAGCGCGGAGACGCTCGAGCGTATCGGGCTCTTCGTCTGGGACTGGCCGGACGGCCCGACGGACATGGCCACTCGGCTTGACGCGCTTCGAGCGCTCGGCTTCGACACCGCGGCCTATACCCACCGCCTCGATGAGCAGCACGATGCCGCCTACTGGCGCGAGACCTGGTTCAACGCACCGCTGCCATTTGCCACCGACGGCGTGGTGATCAAGCAGGCCGAGCGCCCGGGCATCCAGAGCTGGTCGAGCTCGCCGCCGAGCTGGGCGGTGGCCTGGAAGTATCCGCCAAGCCAGGCGCTGGCGCAGGTGCGCGGCGTCGAGTTTCGCGTCGGCCGCACCGGGCGGGTGACGCCGCTTCTGCACCTCTACCCGGTCGAGCTCGACGGGCGGCGCATTGGCCGGGTGTCGCTGGGCTCGCTCGATCGCTGGCGCGAGTGGGACGTGCGCCCCGGCGACCAGGTCGCCGTCGAGCTCGCCGGGCTCACCATCCCTCAGGCGCGCGAGGTGGTCTGGCACACCCGCGAGCGCGCCGAGCTCACCCCGCCGGCGCCCGAGCGCTATCATCTCTTGAGCTGCTTTTCGCTGACGCCGGGCTGTTTCGACCAGCTGCTGGCACGGCTGACGTATCTTGGCGAGCGGCTCAACATGCGTGGGGTGGGTGAGGGCACCTGGCGCGCGCTGTTGGAGGCGGGGGCGGTGAACGAGCTTTTGGGCTGGCAGCAACTGAGCCGCGAGGCGCTCCTGCAGGTCTCCGGCATCGGGGAGGCGCGCGCCGAAGCGCTCTTGAGCGCGTTTCGCCAGGCGCGCGGCGCCTCCTTCGCGACGTGGCTGGACGCTCTCGGCGTGCCGCCGGGGGCAAACGCGCGCCTGCAGAATTGGGAAACGCTCAAGGCGTTGAGTGCCGACGAGTGGCAGGCCCGGCCCGGCGTCGGCCCCGTGCGCGGTGAGGCGCTGGCGGCGTTTTTCAGCCATCCCGAGCTTGCGCGCATGGCGATTCAGCTGCGCGCCGTCGGCGTAGCGGGTTTTTGA
- a CDS encoding AEC family transporter: MDLSFATLAGPLLTLLSFVALGFVAAKRLKVNPQPIATLLVYVIAPFTVFRALMNGDPTAEYLTLTLALFLFTSTLALAVNALGRRVFGAHEAALLAFSSGTGNTGYFGLPIALILLPPEGVTLYLFCMLGINLYEFTVGFYLSARGQFSVRQSLIKISRLPLLYAFALALLLGALSIRLPAPVMESLSVFPASYTLLGMMIIGMTLSQARLAAWDTRFVLACLGLRYVLWPTLMLIGVLVLDALLGLSPTLALALLLLSVVPMASNVVVVAMELGIEPQKGALAVLTSTLLAPLLIPLYLGVMLSLTGLG; the protein is encoded by the coding sequence ATGGACCTCTCCTTTGCAACGCTTGCGGGCCCTTTACTGACACTTCTGAGCTTCGTGGCACTCGGTTTCGTTGCGGCCAAACGGCTCAAGGTGAATCCGCAGCCCATCGCCACGCTGCTGGTCTACGTGATCGCGCCGTTCACCGTCTTTCGAGCGCTGATGAACGGTGACCCGACCGCCGAGTATTTGACGCTGACGCTGGCGCTTTTTCTCTTCACCAGCACCCTGGCGCTGGCGGTCAACGCGCTTGGCCGGCGCGTTTTCGGCGCTCATGAAGCGGCGCTTTTGGCGTTCTCCTCGGGCACCGGCAATACCGGCTACTTCGGTCTGCCCATCGCGTTGATTTTGTTACCGCCAGAGGGAGTGACGCTCTATCTCTTCTGCATGTTGGGCATCAATCTTTACGAGTTCACCGTGGGCTTTTACCTGAGCGCGCGCGGCCAGTTCTCGGTGCGCCAGAGCCTCATCAAGATCAGCCGCCTGCCGCTTCTTTACGCCTTCGCCCTGGCGCTTTTGCTCGGCGCGCTCTCGATACGCCTGCCCGCGCCGGTGATGGAGTCGCTTTCGGTGTTCCCGGCAAGCTACACGCTGCTGGGCATGATGATCATCGGCATGACCTTGAGCCAGGCGCGGCTTGCGGCCTGGGATACGCGCTTCGTGCTGGCGTGCCTGGGTCTTCGCTACGTGCTGTGGCCGACGCTGATGCTCATTGGGGTACTGGTACTCGATGCGCTCCTGGGGCTTTCGCCGACGCTGGCGTTGGCGCTATTGCTGTTGAGCGTGGTGCCGATGGCCTCCAACGTGGTGGTGGTCGCCATGGAGCTTGGGATCGAGCCGCAAAAGGGGGCGCTTGCGGTGCTGACGAGCACGCTGCTGGCCCCACTTTTGATACCGCTTTATCTGGGCGTGATGCTGTCACTCACCGGGCTCGGCTAG
- the metF gene encoding methylenetetrahydrofolate reductase [NAD(P)H]: MSSQEHPLGISFEFFPPSTEAGREKLIHVRDALAATNPRFFSVTYGAGGSTQARTQDIVRRVSESGITTAPHLSCIGSEKAQLRDLLAQYREEGVESLVALRGDLPSGMASIGELRYANELVEFIRAETGDHFNIAVAAYPESHPQAANLERDVENFARKMNAGADMAITQYFFTADAYFHFVERARAHGVTQPIIPGIMPITNYTKLARFSDACGAEIPRWIRKQLESFGDDHESIAAFGTDVVTRLSQRLLDGGAPGLHFYTLNQSAPVLKVVNNLVG, encoded by the coding sequence ATGAGCAGCCAGGAACATCCGTTAGGTATCAGCTTCGAGTTCTTTCCGCCGAGCACCGAGGCCGGGCGCGAGAAGCTGATTCACGTGCGCGATGCGCTGGCCGCCACCAACCCGCGCTTTTTCTCGGTCACCTACGGCGCCGGTGGCTCTACCCAGGCGCGCACCCAGGACATCGTTCGCCGGGTGAGCGAAAGCGGTATCACTACCGCGCCCCACCTCTCCTGCATCGGCAGTGAAAAGGCGCAGCTGCGCGATCTGCTGGCGCAGTACCGCGAAGAGGGCGTTGAGAGCCTGGTGGCGCTGCGCGGCGATCTGCCCTCGGGCATGGCGAGTATCGGCGAGCTGCGCTACGCCAACGAACTGGTCGAGTTCATCCGCGCGGAAACCGGCGATCACTTCAACATCGCCGTGGCCGCCTACCCGGAGTCGCATCCTCAGGCGGCCAACCTCGAGCGCGACGTGGAGAATTTCGCGCGCAAGATGAACGCTGGCGCCGACATGGCGATCACCCAGTACTTCTTCACCGCCGACGCCTACTTCCACTTCGTCGAGCGCGCCCGCGCCCACGGCGTCACCCAGCCGATCATTCCGGGCATCATGCCGATCACCAACTACACCAAGCTGGCGCGCTTTTCCGATGCCTGCGGCGCCGAGATCCCGCGCTGGATTCGCAAGCAGCTCGAATCCTTTGGTGACGACCACGAATCGATCGCCGCTTTCGGCACCGATGTCGTTACCCGGTTGTCGCAACGCCTGCTCGACGGCGGTGCGCCGGGCCTTCATTTCTACACCCTGAACCAATCCGCTCCGGTGCTGAAGGTCGTGAATAATCTGGTCGGCTAA
- the metK gene encoding methionine adenosyltransferase: protein MSEYSLFTSESVSEGHPDKIADQISDAVLDAIIARDKQARVACETLVKTGVAIIAGEITTSAWVDLETLVRDVITDIGYTSSQVGFDGATCGVVNLIGKQSVEIAQGVDRTKPEDQGAGDQGLMFGYATNETDSYMPAPIHYSHRLVERQAELRKNGMLPWLRPDAKSQVTFRYDAQGQPCGVDAVVLSTQHDPEIAQEDLRHMVLREIIEEVLPAEWLDENTQYHINPTGKFVIGGPVGDCGLTGRKIIVDTYGGMARHGGGAFSGKDPSKVDRSAAYAGRYVAKNVVAAGLADKCEIQVSYAIGVAEPTSVSIDTFGTGKIDDARIVELVREHFDLRPYAITTMLDLLHPMYQLTAAYGHFGREPFEHRYEWVDDKGETQVETFTAFPWEKIDKADALKSAAGL, encoded by the coding sequence ATGAGCGAATATTCCCTGTTTACCTCCGAATCCGTTTCCGAGGGGCATCCCGATAAAATTGCCGACCAGATTTCCGATGCGGTGCTGGATGCGATCATCGCCCGGGACAAGCAGGCGCGCGTGGCCTGCGAAACCCTGGTCAAGACCGGTGTCGCGATCATCGCCGGCGAGATCACGACCTCCGCCTGGGTCGACCTGGAAACCCTGGTACGCGACGTGATCACCGATATCGGCTATACCTCGTCACAAGTGGGCTTCGACGGCGCGACCTGTGGCGTGGTGAACCTGATCGGCAAGCAGAGCGTGGAGATCGCTCAGGGCGTCGATCGCACCAAGCCCGAAGATCAGGGTGCCGGCGACCAGGGCCTGATGTTCGGCTACGCCACCAACGAAACCGACTCCTACATGCCGGCGCCGATTCATTACTCGCACCGCCTGGTGGAGCGCCAGGCGGAGCTGCGTAAAAACGGCATGCTGCCCTGGCTTCGCCCGGACGCCAAGAGTCAGGTGACCTTCCGCTACGACGCGCAGGGTCAGCCCTGCGGCGTCGATGCGGTGGTGCTCTCGACCCAGCACGACCCGGAGATCGCCCAGGAAGACCTGCGCCACATGGTGCTGCGCGAGATCATCGAAGAAGTGCTGCCCGCCGAGTGGCTCGACGAGAACACCCAATACCACATCAACCCGACGGGCAAGTTCGTCATCGGTGGCCCGGTGGGCGACTGCGGGTTGACCGGGCGTAAGATCATCGTCGACACCTACGGCGGCATGGCCCGCCACGGCGGCGGCGCGTTCTCGGGCAAGGACCCCTCAAAAGTGGACCGCAGTGCGGCCTACGCCGGTCGCTACGTGGCCAAGAACGTGGTCGCGGCGGGACTTGCCGACAAGTGCGAAATCCAGGTGTCGTATGCCATCGGCGTGGCCGAGCCGACCTCGGTCTCGATCGACACCTTCGGCACCGGCAAGATCGATGACGCTCGCATCGTCGAGCTGGTACGCGAGCACTTCGACCTGCGCCCCTACGCGATCACCACAATGCTCGATTTGCTGCACCCGATGTATCAGCTCACCGCCGCCTACGGCCACTTCGGCCGCGAGCCCTTCGAGCACCGCTATGAGTGGGTGGACGACAAGGGCGAGACGCAGGTCGAGACCTTCACCGCCTTCCCCTGGGAGAAGATCGACAAGGCGGACGCGCTCAAAAGCGCCGCCGGCCTCTAG
- a CDS encoding TAXI family TRAP transporter solute-binding subunit gives MRQLMPKTALMLASATLVAAAGSASAEEDRAGWPDNFTVGTASQGGTYFVYGSGWANFIADELGLSGGGEVTGGPTQNLALVHSGDMAFGLTTMGPAADAVNGESPLAPGLKMDNVCALFPMYETPFSITALSSSGIESISDIPDGARIGFGPAASTSDTYFPAMLETLGVNFERRNGGWSDLGGQLQDGLLDVIAFAAGIPIPAVSQLEVQTDVNIISFTDEERATVLDNYPVAEYDIPASTYTTLEEDSPVVSMWNFAMAGCDLPEDFIYEVTKVTMENNDRMRSIHRSAETTVPENVVHNTVLPFHPGAARWFEENGYEIDDSLIK, from the coding sequence ATGCGCCAACTCATGCCCAAAACCGCGCTTATGCTCGCAAGCGCCACCCTCGTTGCCGCTGCCGGTAGCGCCAGCGCCGAGGAAGACCGCGCCGGCTGGCCGGACAACTTCACCGTTGGTACCGCAAGTCAGGGCGGCACTTACTTCGTCTACGGCTCCGGCTGGGCCAACTTCATCGCCGATGAGCTGGGCCTTTCCGGCGGCGGCGAAGTGACCGGCGGTCCGACTCAAAACCTGGCGCTGGTGCACTCCGGCGACATGGCCTTCGGACTGACCACCATGGGCCCGGCCGCTGATGCGGTGAACGGCGAAAGCCCGCTGGCGCCGGGGCTCAAGATGGATAACGTCTGCGCACTGTTCCCGATGTACGAAACGCCGTTCTCGATTACCGCGCTTTCAAGCTCCGGCATCGAGTCGATCTCCGACATTCCCGACGGCGCGCGCATCGGCTTTGGCCCGGCGGCCTCCACCTCGGACACCTACTTCCCGGCGATGCTGGAAACCCTGGGCGTGAACTTCGAGCGCCGTAACGGCGGCTGGTCGGATCTCGGTGGCCAGCTCCAGGACGGCCTGCTGGACGTCATCGCCTTCGCCGCAGGCATCCCGATTCCGGCGGTGAGCCAGCTCGAAGTGCAGACCGACGTCAACATCATCTCCTTCACCGATGAAGAGCGCGCTACCGTGCTCGACAACTACCCGGTCGCGGAGTACGACATTCCGGCGAGCACCTACACCACGCTCGAGGAGGACTCCCCAGTCGTCTCCATGTGGAACTTCGCCATGGCGGGCTGCGATTTGCCCGAGGACTTCATCTACGAAGTCACCAAGGTGACCATGGAGAACAACGACCGCATGCGCTCGATTCACCGTAGCGCCGAAACCACCGTGCCGGAAAACGTCGTGCACAACACCGTGCTGCCCTTCCACCCGGGGGCGGCGCGCTGGTTCGAAGAGAACGGCTATGAGATCGACGACAGCCTGATCAAGTAA
- the prlC gene encoding oligopeptidase A: MSQNPLLETQTLPPFADIRAEHVLPAIDTLLDESRAAIESLVDQARHTPPTWANFAAPLEEVNDRLSRAWSPVSQLNSTMNSPELREAYEACIEKLSAFGTWVGQHEGLFHAWQALKQEPTWSNLDAGQQRAVDNALRDFRLAGVDLPADKKARYGEIQARLSQLSNQYSNHVLDATQAWHKDIESVDELAGVPESARETLKAIAEAKGVEGYRITLDFPSFFPVVSYADRRELREEVYTAFVTRASNQGPNAGRFDNAALIEEILALRQELAQLLGFDTYADLSLATKMADSPAQVEEFLNDLARRAKPQAEEEFEELGRFAREELGIDTLKPWDVGYASEKLREARYAINQEQLRPYFPAPRVVDGLFQVLERLYGLQVEEDTQAPRYHPDVRFFNILENGTPIAGFYLDLYAREGKRGGAWMADCRVRREGADGLQLPVAFLTCNFTAPVGDKPALLTHDEVTTLFHEFGHGLHHMLTRQSIADISGINGVAWDAVELPSQFMENYCWEREGIDLLSGHVESGEPLPETLFERLLAAKNFQSAMGMMRQLEFSLFDLRLHHELKAPSADDVQTLLDEVRRQTSVVPTVDFNRFQNSFSHIFAGGYAAGYYSYKWAEVLSADAWSAFEEAGIFDPATGTRFRQQILEQGGAVDAAELFEAFRGREPSVEPLLRHSGIRAA, from the coding sequence ATGTCCCAAAATCCCCTGCTTGAGACACAAACGCTCCCCCCTTTCGCCGATATTCGCGCCGAGCACGTACTCCCGGCGATCGACACGCTTTTGGACGAAAGCCGTGCGGCCATCGAGTCCCTCGTCGACCAGGCACGTCACACGCCGCCGACCTGGGCGAACTTCGCAGCCCCCTTGGAGGAGGTCAACGACCGCCTTTCCCGCGCGTGGTCGCCGGTCAGCCAGCTCAACAGCACCATGAACTCGCCGGAACTTCGAGAGGCCTATGAGGCGTGCATCGAAAAGCTCTCCGCCTTTGGTACGTGGGTAGGCCAGCACGAAGGCCTCTTTCACGCCTGGCAAGCGCTCAAGCAGGAGCCCACCTGGTCGAACCTCGATGCCGGCCAACAGCGCGCCGTGGACAACGCCCTGCGCGATTTCCGCCTGGCAGGCGTTGATCTGCCCGCGGATAAAAAGGCGCGCTACGGCGAGATCCAGGCGCGGCTCTCACAGCTTTCCAACCAGTACTCCAACCACGTGCTGGACGCTACTCAGGCCTGGCACAAGGATATCGAAAGCGTTGATGAACTGGCCGGCGTGCCGGAAAGCGCCCGCGAGACGCTGAAAGCCATCGCTGAGGCGAAGGGCGTCGAGGGCTACCGCATCACCCTCGATTTCCCGAGCTTTTTCCCGGTGGTCAGCTATGCCGACCGCCGCGAGCTTCGCGAAGAGGTGTACACCGCCTTCGTCACCCGCGCCTCAAACCAGGGCCCGAACGCGGGACGCTTCGACAACGCCGCGCTGATCGAGGAAATTCTCGCGCTGCGCCAGGAGCTGGCCCAGCTGCTCGGCTTCGATACCTACGCCGATCTGTCGCTGGCGACCAAAATGGCGGACTCGCCGGCCCAGGTAGAAGAATTTCTCAACGACCTGGCCCGCCGTGCCAAACCCCAGGCCGAGGAGGAGTTCGAGGAGCTTGGCCGCTTTGCCCGCGAGGAGCTCGGCATCGACACCTTGAAGCCCTGGGATGTCGGCTACGCCAGTGAAAAGCTTCGCGAGGCGCGCTATGCGATCAACCAGGAGCAGCTTCGCCCCTACTTCCCCGCCCCGCGCGTGGTCGACGGGCTCTTCCAGGTGCTCGAGCGTCTTTACGGCCTGCAGGTCGAGGAGGACACGCAGGCGCCGCGCTATCACCCGGACGTGCGCTTTTTCAACATTCTGGAAAACGGCACGCCGATCGCCGGCTTCTATCTCGACCTCTACGCCCGCGAAGGCAAGCGCGGCGGTGCCTGGATGGCCGACTGCCGCGTTCGTCGCGAAGGCGCCGACGGCCTGCAGCTGCCGGTGGCGTTTTTGACCTGCAACTTCACCGCCCCGGTCGGCGACAAGCCCGCCCTTTTGACCCACGACGAAGTCACCACGCTGTTTCACGAGTTTGGCCACGGCCTGCACCACATGCTCACCCGCCAGTCGATCGCCGATATCTCCGGCATCAACGGCGTGGCCTGGGACGCGGTGGAGCTGCCCAGCCAGTTCATGGAGAACTACTGCTGGGAGCGCGAGGGCATCGACCTGCTTTCCGGCCACGTCGAGAGCGGCGAGCCGCTGCCCGAGACGCTGTTCGAGCGCCTGTTGGCGGCGAAAAACTTCCAGTCCGCCATGGGCATGATGCGCCAGCTCGAGTTCTCGCTTTTTGACCTGCGCCTGCATCACGAACTCAAAGCGCCGAGTGCCGATGACGTGCAGACGCTTCTGGACGAGGTACGCCGCCAAACCTCGGTCGTACCCACGGTCGACTTTAACCGCTTCCAGAACAGCTTTAGCCACATTTTCGCCGGCGGCTACGCGGCGGGCTACTACAGCTACAAGTGGGCAGAAGTGCTCTCGGCGGACGCCTGGAGTGCGTTCGAGGAAGCGGGCATTTTCGATCCGGCCACCGGCACCCGCTTTCGCCAGCAGATTCTCGAACAAGGTGGCGCGGTGGATGCCGCCGAACTGTTCGAGGCGTTTCGCGGACGCGAGCCAAGCGTCGAGCCGCTTTTGCGCCATAGCGGTATCCGCGCCGCCTGA
- a CDS encoding YheV family putative zinc ribbon protein, producing the protein MSSVKRFIAGVTCPRCAAMDRIRAWEQNGIRYRECVSCDFFEQLPIEDENSSELTTRVNQVREEQKSQDVQPVRILDPKRKS; encoded by the coding sequence ATGTCGAGTGTGAAACGCTTTATCGCTGGCGTCACCTGCCCGCGCTGCGCGGCCATGGACCGCATCCGCGCCTGGGAGCAGAACGGCATTCGCTATCGCGAGTGCGTGAGCTGCGATTTTTTCGAGCAGCTCCCCATTGAAGACGAAAACTCCTCGGAGCTGACCACCCGGGTCAACCAGGTACGCGAGGAGCAAAAGAGCCAGGACGTCCAGCCGGTGCGGATTCTCGACCCCAAAAGAAAATCCTGA
- a CDS encoding TRAP transporter permease codes for MSHNADSPPFDAKDEGHVTAASSATIADGVDEEVVEANRRVFTGWQFLLFATLAILYSGFHLFSLNVYPIETWSFRIIHIAGALILGYGLFAGARFAEAGTHASPAWLKALGFALLIPAAYTLVQVFLMQQTLAGGAMRIDPGVENWHFGYPLMATTAVAIVLSWGFRLERDRFNPADLVLMVCALASAGYLLLMYNSPMRASTGTSFAPIGISWAAIAGSLLILELTRRVAGLALVVISAVFLVYVFAGPYLPGFLGYPGLSVQRFFSQVYTDAGILGPTTAVSSTYIILFIIFAAFLQASKVGDYFVNFAFAAAGRARGGPAKVSIFASGLMGMINGTSAGNVVSTGSLTIPLMKKVGYPARSAGAIEAAASTGGQIMPPIMGAGAFIMAEVTGIPYTEIAIAAIIPAVLYFASIYFMVDFEAARKGMRGMRKDEIPRFSRLVKQVYLFAPIIILIAALFMGYSVIRAGTLATASAAVVSWISPNKMGPKAILKALQLAGTMSIQIIAVCACAGLIVGVISLTGVGARFSSLLLGLAGVSQLLALVFAMLISILLGMGMPTTAAYAVAASVVAPGLINIGIQPLVAHFFVFYFAVVSAITPPVALASYAAAGISGDNPMGTSVASFKIGLAAFIVPFMFFYSPAMLMEGSALQILRVGVTATLGIVLLSGMVQKWFFGPVNGAARVVMLVGAIFLIYGGIYTDALGLAIAAALFLMQRRQRANTPSTSASS; via the coding sequence ATGAGTCATAACGCCGACTCCCCCCCATTTGATGCCAAGGATGAAGGTCACGTCACCGCGGCCTCAAGCGCGACGATCGCCGATGGTGTCGACGAGGAAGTGGTCGAAGCCAACCGGCGCGTCTTTACCGGCTGGCAGTTTTTGCTCTTTGCGACGCTCGCGATTCTCTACTCGGGCTTTCACCTGTTCTCGCTGAACGTCTACCCGATCGAAACCTGGTCGTTTCGTATCATCCACATCGCCGGCGCCCTGATTCTCGGGTACGGGCTTTTCGCCGGCGCCCGCTTTGCCGAGGCCGGGACCCACGCCTCGCCCGCGTGGCTCAAGGCGCTGGGGTTCGCGCTGCTGATTCCGGCGGCCTATACGCTGGTGCAGGTATTCTTGATGCAGCAGACGCTGGCCGGCGGCGCCATGCGCATCGACCCCGGCGTGGAGAACTGGCACTTTGGCTATCCGCTGATGGCGACCACCGCCGTTGCCATCGTGCTCTCCTGGGGCTTTCGCCTGGAGCGTGATCGCTTCAACCCGGCGGATCTGGTCCTGATGGTGTGCGCGCTGGCAAGCGCCGGCTATTTACTGCTGATGTACAACTCGCCCATGCGCGCCTCGACCGGCACCTCCTTTGCGCCAATCGGCATCTCCTGGGCGGCAATCGCCGGCTCGCTGTTGATTCTGGAGCTGACCCGGCGTGTGGCGGGCCTGGCGCTGGTGGTGATCTCCGCCGTCTTTTTGGTCTACGTTTTCGCCGGGCCCTATCTACCGGGCTTTCTGGGCTATCCGGGGCTATCGGTGCAGCGCTTTTTCAGCCAGGTCTACACCGACGCCGGGATTCTCGGCCCGACCACCGCGGTCTCCTCGACCTACATCATCCTGTTCATCATTTTCGCGGCGTTTTTGCAGGCCTCCAAAGTGGGCGACTACTTCGTCAACTTCGCTTTCGCCGCCGCCGGGCGCGCGCGCGGCGGCCCGGCCAAGGTCTCGATCTTCGCCTCGGGCCTGATGGGCATGATCAACGGCACCTCGGCGGGTAACGTGGTCTCCACGGGCTCGCTAACCATTCCGCTGATGAAGAAAGTGGGTTATCCCGCGCGCAGCGCCGGCGCCATCGAGGCGGCGGCCTCTACCGGCGGGCAGATCATGCCGCCGATCATGGGCGCGGGCGCCTTTATCATGGCGGAAGTGACCGGCATTCCCTATACCGAGATCGCCATCGCCGCGATCATTCCCGCGGTGCTCTACTTCGCGTCGATCTACTTCATGGTCGATTTCGAGGCGGCGCGCAAGGGCATGCGCGGCATGCGTAAGGACGAAATTCCGCGCTTCTCGCGTCTGGTAAAGCAGGTGTACCTGTTCGCGCCGATCATCATTTTGATCGCAGCGCTGTTCATGGGCTACTCGGTGATTCGCGCGGGCACGCTTGCGACCGCCTCGGCGGCGGTAGTGAGCTGGATTTCACCGAACAAGATGGGGCCGAAAGCGATTTTGAAAGCGCTGCAGCTCGCCGGCACCATGTCGATCCAGATCATCGCCGTGTGCGCCTGCGCCGGGCTGATCGTCGGCGTCATTTCGCTGACCGGCGTCGGCGCGCGCTTCTCTTCGCTCTTATTGGGGCTTGCCGGCGTCAGCCAGCTTTTGGCGCTGGTGTTCGCCATGCTGATCAGCATTTTGCTGGGCATGGGCATGCCGACCACCGCCGCCTACGCGGTCGCGGCGTCCGTGGTGGCGCCCGGGTTGATCAATATCGGCATCCAGCCGCTGGTGGCACACTTCTTCGTGTTCTACTTCGCGGTGGTCTCGGCAATCACCCCGCCGGTGGCGCTGGCCTCCTACGCGGCGGCGGGCATCTCCGGCGATAACCCGATGGGTACCTCGGTGGCGTCGTTCAAGATCGGGCTGGCGGCGTTTATCGTGCCGTTCATGTTCTTCTACAGCCCGGCGATGCTGATGGAAGGCTCGGCGCTACAGATCCTGCGCGTCGGCGTGACCGCCACGCTCGGTATCGTGCTGCTCTCGGGCATGGTGCAGAAGTGGTTCTTCGGGCCGGTCAACGGCGCGGCGCGGGTGGTGATGCTGGTGGGGGCGATTTTTCTGATCTACGGCGGCATCTATACCGATGCGTTGGGCCTTGCCATCGCCGCGGCGCTGTTTTTGATGCAGCGGCGCCAGAGGGCCAACACACCGTCGACCAGCGCTTCGTCATAG